The Paenibacillus sp. 481 DNA window CGTCGACGATCGTATCTCATCAGCCCGGGTATCTGGATCAGGACAAGGAGAAAATCGTCGGTGTGCAGACTGATGCACCTTTCCGACGTTCGGTTCAGCCGCTTGGCGGAATTAAAATGATGATTGATGCTTGCAAAGCGTATGGCTTTGAAATGCCAGATGAAGTCATCAGTATGTTTACCGATGTACGCAAAACGCACAATCAAGGCGTATTTGATGCTTATACATCGGAGATGCGCTTAGCACGCAAGGCGGGTATTATTACAGGTTTGCCGGATGCATATGGCCGCGGTCGCATTATTGGTGATTATCGACGGGCAGCACTGTATGGGGTTAACTTTTTAATAGAGGAAAAAAAAGAACAACTGCTGCTGTTAGAAGTGGACGTAATTGATGAGCAGGTCATTCGCGAGCGGGAGGAACTATCCGAGCAAATTCGTGCTTTGGCTGAGTTAAAGCTGATGGCGAAAATGCACGGTTACGACATTTCCACTCCCGCAACGAACGCGCGTGAGGCGTTCCAATGGTTGTACTTTGCTTATTTAGCTGCAATTAAAGAGCAGAATGGTGCCGCGATGTCACTTGGCCGCGTGTCTTCGTTCTTAGATATATATGTGGAGCGTGATTTGCAAGAGGGTACGTTGACAGAAGCAGAGGCACAGGAACTGGTCGATCATTTTGTCATGAAGCTACGCATCGTCAAATTTTTACGCACACCTGACTACAATCAGTTGTTCAGCGGGGATCCAACTTGGGTTACAGAGTCAATTGGCGGAATGTCCGTCGACGGTAAGAGTCGCGTAACGAAGAGCAGTTTCCGCTTTTTGCACACATTGTACAACTTGGGTCCGGCACCAGAGCCGAACTTGACCGTGCTATGGTCGACAAAGCTGCCGGAAGCTTTTAAAACGTATTGCGCGCGCGTGTCGATTGAAACGAGTTCCATTCAATACGAGAACGATGATCTCATGCGCCCGTTTTTCGGTGATGACTACGGCATTGCATGTTGCGTATCAGCGATGCGAATCGGCAAGCAAATGCAATTTTTCGGTGCTCGTGCCAATTTGGCAAAATGTTTGTTGTACGCGATAAATGGGGGGAAAGATGAGCAACTTGGCATTCAGGTCGGCCCAGAGCTACCGCCGATTATGAGCGAAGTGTTGTCCTATGATGAAGTGACGAAGCGGTTCAAGCAGATGATGGAATGGCTAGCGAAGCTGTACATGAATACGCTGAACGTCATTCATTTTATGCACGATAAATATTGCTATGAGCGTATCGAAATGGCGTTGCACGACCGAGAAATATTGCGAACGATGGCATGTGGCATCGCGGGGCTGTCGGTCGTTGCGGACTCGCTAAGCGCGATAAAATACGCGCAAGTGAAGCCGATACGCAATGAGCAAGGCATTGCGGTTGATTTTGAAATCGAAGGCGAGTTCCCCTGCTACGGCAACAATGATGAACGTGTAGACAGCATTGCGGTCGAGCTGGTGGAATCGTTTATGAATATGATTCGCAAGCACAAACCTTATCGCAACGCGGTCCCAACGCAATCTGTACTAACGATTACGTCGAACGTTGTATACGGCAAAAAGACAGGCACAACACCAGATGGCCGCAAAGCGGGTGAGCCGTTTGCCCCGGGGGCAAACCCGATGCATGGGCGTGACAAGAAGGGGGCCTTGGCATCGTTAAGCTCGGTTGCGAAGCTACCCTACGAGCACAGCTTGGATGGCATCTCCAACACGTTCTCGATCGTGCCGAAGGCGCTTGGCAAAGAACTTACGACACGTAAAGCGAATCTCGTCGCGATGATGGACGGCTATTTCGGCAGCGGCGCACATCACTTGAACGTAAACGTATTCGACCGCGAGCAGTTGCTCGATGCCATGGAACATCCAGAGCAATATCCGCAGCTCACGATTCGCGTATCCGGCTATGCGGTCAACTTCATTAAGCTGTCACGTGAACAGCAATTGGATGTTATTAACCGTACGTTCCACGGCGCGATGTAACGAGATGTAACTCGACTTAATGTGGTGTAACGCAATGTAACACGATTTAACGTGATATATAGCACGATGTATTGGATGTGTATGTGAATAAGGACAAGAAAGGGGCGCTGCTTGCCTTACATGGATGCACTTAAAGGTGCCATCATGTAAGGAGGGGCGTCCTTCTTGCTTGGCAGAGCCGGAGAGAAGAAAGGGACGTGATTCATATGTCAGTTCAACACAGTAAATTAAGCGGGCGCATTCATTCTATTGAAACGTTTGGCACGGTTGATGGGCCAGGCATTCGATTTATTTTGTTTATGCAAGGGTGTGCACTTAAATGCCAATATTGCCATAACCGCGACACGTGGAGCCTTACCGCAGGCAAAGAAATGTCGATGGCGGAAGTCGTTGCTGAAATGGAGCCTTACTTGGCATATTATCGCGCTTCTGGTGGAGGGTTGACCGTGTCCGGTGGTGAGCCCACACTGCAAGCTCAGTTTGTTCAAGAACTATTTCGTGAAGTTAAAACACGCTGGAATATGCATACGACATTAGATACAAACGGCGTAAATGAAGCAATGAGGCTTGAGTCTTTGTTTGAAGTGACCGATTTAATATTGTTAGATATTAAACATATAAATACCGAAAAACATATCCATTTGACAGGTGTGTCAAACTTGCGCACGCTCGAAACGGCGCGTTATTTGTCGGAACGCGGAAAGAAGATGTGGATCCGTCATGTTGTTGTTCCAGGCATTAATGACGATAGTGAAGATTTATTTCAGTTAGGGCGCTTTATTGGCACATTAAATGGGGTGGAAAAAGTGGAGCTGCTGCCTTATCATCAGATGGGGGTATATAAGTGGGAGCAATTGGGCGAAGTGTACCCACTGGCAGGTGTAGCGTCACCTAATGCTGAACAAATGGTACGTGCACAGCAGCTTATTGAGCAAGGACGACAGGCAGCGGAGCATATGATCTGAACGATTATTGAAATATCATTTTATAGATAGATTGAAACAGTATTTCATCGGAATGGATGGAATGCTGTTTTTTTATACAATTCAATAATTACTTCAAAAACTTACAATCGTTTTGGCTCGATCGGTGTCGAAAGGGTGTATTATTTTGTTCCTGAAGTATTTATTAGAGAATTTTACCCCTCCATTGTTGAAATGTCGTCCTTACGAGGACAAAGGGTGCATCTTATAATGAAAGCGTATCAACTTTCAACATTCATTAGGAGGGGTCTTCATGAAGAAAGGTTTGGTCATGATGTTGTCGCTTCTCTTTATCGCTACCACAGCACTTGCTGGTTGTGGCGCTAAAGGCGGCGAATCAACTGCAGGCGAGCAAAAGCCAGCAGATCAAAAAGTAGAGAAAAGTAACGAGCCAGTTGAGTTATTGCTTCGCCACACTCAATTAGGTGAGCCTAAGAAAAATCGTTTTGCAATCTTGCAGGACGTCGTAAAGAAAACAGAACAAGATGTTCCTGGCTTGAAAATCAAGCTTGACGGTGTTGATTCCGACGTTAACCGTAACGAAAAGCTGCGCGGCGAGATGGTAAACAACCAAGCGCCTGACATTTTCGATGCATTCGGTAGCCCGGACGTAGGTGTTTATGCGAAAGAAGGTCAAGTGCTCGATTTGACTCCAATCTTGAAAGATTTGGGCTTGGAGAATTCCTTTACTTCGTTGACACCTTGGACACATGATGGCAAGATTTACGGTTTGCCAATCGGTGGTTCCATCGAAGGTTACTTCTACAACAAGAAGTACTTCGCGGAAAAAGGCTTGCAAGCTCCGAAGACGATTGCTGAGTTAGACGCACTCGCGGCAAAAATCAAAGCTGACGGTAAAATTCCGTTTGCACAATCGTCCAAAGAAGCTTGGGTACCTTTGATGACAACGAACAACCTGTGGGCGTACACAGCAGGTCATGAAGCTGCATTTGGCTTTGCTAAAGGCACAGCGAAATGGAACGACCCTAAAATGGTTGAAGCATTCAAAGTTCACCAAGATTGGGTGAAAAAAGGCTACTTCAAAAAAGGCGAGCTCGGCTTGGACTATGCTGCAATGCGTAACCAAATGTCGACTGGCGAAGCAGTAATGATGTTTGACGGTTCTTGGGCAACTTCCGTATTTAACGATAAGGCTCAAGCAGGTGATGCACACGGTAACATCGGATTTTTCTTGATGCCTCCATTCACAGCTGGAGAAGGGTATAGCATCATGCAAGATTCCAACAACGGCTATGCGTTCTCTGCAAAAGTAGCAGAAGATCCACGTAAGCTTGAAGCAGTAAAAACATTTATTAAGAACTTGTACAATGAAGAAACACAACTTCGTGGCTTGAAAGAAGATGGCGTATTGCCTTCGATGAAGATTGAGCAAGCGAAGCTTGATGCAGCAGCAGACACTGATTTGATGAAACAAATCTTAGGAACGTTGAAAGATGTTAAGTATACATGGCCAGCATTTGATGCACTTATCCAAGCGGATGTAACGACTGATTTGCGTAACGGCATTCAGAAGATCATCGGTGGCGAAGTTGAGCCTCAAGCTATGCTCGACCAATTGCAAAAAGCACAAGAAGAAGCGAACAAAGCTCAGTAATTTTGCAATATAACACTACCCGCCCTCCGTGGGTGGGTGGTGTTTCTTTTAAAATATAGAGTCTGTACATTCGTGGAAGGAGACTTTCTCGATAGGAGACTTTCTTGAAGGGCGACTTTCGCGAAATATGGAACGGACGGAGGGAAATCATGAATAAAACGATAAGACAGCCTGTAGTTTATGCGTTATTTTTACTACCAGTGCTCATACTGTTTATTGCCTTTTTCATTTATCCCGTACTGAACTCGTTGTATTACAGCTTTACGAGTTGGAACGGAATTTCCAAAAACGTAAAATTTATCGGTTTAGACAACTACGCCAAAGCGATGAGTGACCCGGAGTTTTGGAATTCGGTTAAGAACAATGGATTCTTCATTATGTTCTCATGCTTTATCCAAGTTCCATTAATTATTTTCTTCTCCTTGCTCATCTCCAATGTCAAGCGTTTGAGAGGTTTGTACAAGACAGCGGTATTTATGCCGTCTGTTATGTCTACTGCGGTAATCGGTATTTTGTGGGGCTTTATTTATGAGCCGGATTTCGGTTTATTGAACAATTTATTAGGAGCTTTCGGTATCGAAAAAATTTACTGGCTGTCGGATAAGAAATGGGCCATGTTGTCCATTTTGATCACGAACGCTTGGCAGTGGACTGGCTTCTATATTGTCATGGTGTTAGCTGCAATCTTGTCTATTCCAAAAGATTTGGACGAAGCGGCGATGATTGACGGCGCTACAGGCATTCAGCGTGCGTTCAGCATTACGATTCCATTAATTATGCCTATTATTTCGGTCGTTACGATGCTCTCCATTGCGGGAGCGATGAAAGCAGCCGATATTATCCTCGTTATGACTAAAGGTGGACCAGCAGGTTCGACCAACGTAATGGCAACTTACATGCTTGAAAATTCAATTAGAAGCTTTAAATACGGCTTCGGTAACAGTATCGCCGTACTCATCTTTGTATTTACGTTAATTATTACTGCACTGTACCAGGTTCTGGTTGCACGTCGTGCCGAAGGGGTTGAATACTGATGAATTCATTGAAGAAAAGCACACCTCACTTCTTTTTAATGGGCTATCTTCTCATCATCTTGTATCCATTCTTGTTCGTCCTGTTCTCATCTGTAAAGGCGGACAACGGTGCGATTGCGAGCAATCCGTTCGGATTCCCTACGGAATTCGTATGGAGTAACTATGTGGAAGCTTGGGTCAACGCGAATATTAGCACTTACTTTACGAACAGCTTTATTATTGCAACAGCAGGCTCGATTACAACGATTATTATTGCATCGATGGCCGCTTTTGCGATTACGCGGATGCGTTTCCGTAAATTGAGTCCAATCGTATTTCAATTTATTTTGCTTGGTTTGCTCATTCCGAGCAACGCGCTCATTTTGCCGATTTACGGTTTAGTGCGCGATCTGAACATTTTAGATACTCACTGGGCGTTGTTTATTCCGTACGTTGCAGGTGCCATTCCATTCTCGGTTATTATTTTAGCTGCATTTATGAAGCAATTGCCGACAGAGCTGGAAGAAGCAGCTGTTATTGACGGGCTGAATGCTCCAGGAATATTTATACGGATTATGCTGCCACTGACAGTTCCGGCGATGGTTACGGTGTTTATCGTCAACTTCTTAGGTAACTGGAACGAGTTCTTGTTGGCGAACTACTTTATTTCTTCGGACGAGCTGAAGACATTGCCGGTAGGTATGGTCGGATTCCGCGACTCCTATAACACCAACTATGCGCAAATGTCCGCTGGTATCGTGTATAGCGTCGTTCCGGTTATGGTCATTTACGCTATCCTGCAAGAAAAAATTATCGAAGGATTGACGGCAGGAAGCGTCAAAGGCTAAAGTTGATTTACAAGCATGAGAACAAAGGGGTAGTGAGAAGCAATGAATTTACGTTATAAATTGTTTGCGGGATTCGTGGCACTCATCATTATCCCTTTGTTTTTATTAGGTTCGATTACTTTTTTCATTACCTTCAATCTATTAGAACAAAAATATAGTCAGCAAGCAGAGTTTTCATTGCGTGCCATCGCACTCAATATCGAACACGTCTTCAATGAAATCGACAATATCACCGATAATGGAATTGGAAGCAACTTGTTTCAAGTTGCGCTAAGCTCGCCAGAGCCGACGAGCCAAGACTTCACCAACATGGAAGACTTGAATAGTAGTACGAAAAAAATAGATCCATTAGAAACGATGTTTCCCCCTCTCGAGCAAAAAAAATCGACTGTGTTGACAGGTTCAGATTATATTTTGCATAACGAGAAGCAACAAAATTTTAGAAGGTTGCTATTTAACCATCGTTCAATTAGCTTTGCCTATTTATACAACTTTAAAAAAGATGCACAATCCGAGTATGTTTCCATTTTTTCAAAAGAAAATTTCTCACCGATGCCGTTTAAGCAATTTAAGGAGCATCATATCTATGAAGAGATCGTTGCTTCAAAAGGAAAGTCCAAATGGCTCGGCCCAAATGAATATCCCGAAATAACAGGGAATGACCAAGTATTTACGCAACTTCGCGTTGTGAAAAACTTAAATACAATGAAAAATATCGGGATGTCTGTGATTCAAATTAAAAACTGGGATATTGAAGATATATTCGATAGTTTTCGTTCGGCTGACCCGAGCGGACAACATCGTTTTTTCTTGCTGAACAATAACGGACAAGTGTTGTTTGATACGTACAAGCAAGCGACTGGGCATAACGTGAAGAACTATCTGGATCAGCCGCTCGTATTTAAAGATGGTTTCCATAGTTTCAAAGGGAATTTCGCTGGCGATGAAAGTGTCGTGTCCATGCATAAGTTGGATGAATTCGGCTGGCACCTTGTGTCGGTGCGCTCTTGGAATTCACTTTCCAGAGAGATGATGGTGTTTATCCAGTGGATATCGGTCATTATGCTGCTTTGTATTTTAGGGGCATTTTTGTACAATTTGCTGTTTATGAACCGTATTACGCGTAACATTACTCGTATCGTTCGCTTTATGCGTCGGGTTGAAGAAGGCGATTTGCATGCTCGTGTTGTTGAGGAAGGAAATGATGAGCTGCGATTGCTGTCCAAAGGATTTAACAGCCTAATCGACCGCGTTAATGGCTTACTTAATCAAGTGAAACTTGAGCAAGAACAGAAGAACAAAGCCGAAATGCGCGTGTTGCAGGCTCAAATTAAACCTCACTTTTTGTTCAATACCTTAGAATCGATTAACGTATTGGCGATCCAGAATGAGGGGCGTAAAGTGAGTCAAATGGTTCTTCGACTAGGCAACATTTTGCGAATTAGTATTCAAGATAAAGAGGAAGTTACGGTTCGCCAAGAGCTGGACTACTTGCGCAGCTATTTAGAAATACAGAAGTTCCGTTTCGAGGAGCTATTTAATTTTGAAATTGATGTTCCGGAAGAGATCATGCATTGCAAAATTATTAAGCTAACGCTGCAACCGTTAGTGGAAAACAGCATTCAGCACGGTTTTAACGGAATTACACATACAGGCTGGATTCGTATTTCAGCTCACGAAGATGAGGAACGAATTTTTGTAACAGTAGAGGATAACGGGCTAGGAATGTCGAACGAACAATTGAAAAGATTTCAATATATGCTATCAGATGATCAGCATAGTTTAGTACCGTTGGCAGATGAGGCGTACAATACGGAGCGGCGTGGGTTAGGGGTGCGCAGTGTTGCGGATCGAATCCGAATCCAGTACGGTTCCAGATATGGCTTGTTCATCTGTTCAGCACAAAATGAAGGCACTATTATTCAGTGCACTATTCCGAAATACGAGCAGGGTGAAATGTATGAACGTGAAGGCGCTTCTCATTGATGATGAAGTCCATATCTTAAACAACTTGAAGATAGTGCTTCCTTGGGAAGAAATGCAAATAGACATCGTCGGCACGGCCAGAAATGGGGCAGAAGGATTAGATTTTGTACGTCAGCACGAGCCGGACATTATTTTATGCGATATTCGGATGCCTGTGATGGACGGCATGGAATTTTTGCGTCAAGCTCGTAAAATGGGCTGTGAGTCGGAAATTTTAATGCTGACGGGCTATCAGGAATTTGAATACGCGAGAATTGCTTTGCAGCATGGTGTTCGAGATTATATTTCGAAGCCTATCAATTATGAAGAATTGGAAGATACGGTACGCAAAGTTGCCGACATTGTTCGTTCTCGGAAGTTGGAAAAGACGATGGCCGAACGACGTTGGGGCAAAGTCATTAGTCTGGCGTACGAGAAGATGATGTTTGATGTGTTGATGGGCTTCACTTCAGGCAATTCAAGCTACTTTGTTGTGGATGACGATCATCAAGCAGACCAACTTGTGTATAGTTTGCTGCTTATTGACTTGGACGGCTATGCGCAAAGAACGGTAACATGGAGCGAAAACGAGCGGCGATTATGGAATTTTGCGGTACGGAATGTATTGCAGGACGCAATCAACAACGATTGGTTGAAGTATGCGGTACTGCAAATGCGTGAAGGCGAATGGTGCATTTTGCTGCAATTTTACAAAGATCGATTCACCGTCAGCGCTCAAGACGTCTCCGCATGGGCTGCAGCCATTCAACAAGCGGTACGAGAGCATGTGAAGCTTACTGTA harbors:
- a CDS encoding response regulator transcription factor, whose amino-acid sequence is MNVKALLIDDEVHILNNLKIVLPWEEMQIDIVGTARNGAEGLDFVRQHEPDIILCDIRMPVMDGMEFLRQARKMGCESEILMLTGYQEFEYARIALQHGVRDYISKPINYEELEDTVRKVADIVRSRKLEKTMAERRWGKVISLAYEKMMFDVLMGFTSGNSSYFVVDDDHQADQLVYSLLLIDLDGYAQRTVTWSENERRLWNFAVRNVLQDAINNDWLKYAVLQMREGEWCILLQFYKDRFTVSAQDVSAWAAAIQQAVREHVKLTVSVAWDIGPIPMTSLSHTYKRLQRVLLLHADNEQLVPVDESSTARQAASVSQWHLVEEIVSGMKQNDKTKVERGLQELQASLLHISEQSLVRAEKFLHYVIIHLLREMRELELLSTAEEEAMWDKLQHSVSVKDLVNVISQLVHHTKEHALNKKSSELLMISARDYIQRNLGSDIGIDEIADYLGISCSYFSLLFKNHFGETFVEYVTKQRMELAKSLLTMTDKSVTQIGNMVGYSERRYFTKVFQKYAGMTPSEFREKHAPIER
- a CDS encoding carbohydrate ABC transporter permease gives rise to the protein MNSLKKSTPHFFLMGYLLIILYPFLFVLFSSVKADNGAIASNPFGFPTEFVWSNYVEAWVNANISTYFTNSFIIATAGSITTIIIASMAAFAITRMRFRKLSPIVFQFILLGLLIPSNALILPIYGLVRDLNILDTHWALFIPYVAGAIPFSVIILAAFMKQLPTELEEAAVIDGLNAPGIFIRIMLPLTVPAMVTVFIVNFLGNWNEFLLANYFISSDELKTLPVGMVGFRDSYNTNYAQMSAGIVYSVVPVMVIYAILQEKIIEGLTAGSVKG
- the pflA gene encoding pyruvate formate-lyase-activating protein; this translates as MSVQHSKLSGRIHSIETFGTVDGPGIRFILFMQGCALKCQYCHNRDTWSLTAGKEMSMAEVVAEMEPYLAYYRASGGGLTVSGGEPTLQAQFVQELFREVKTRWNMHTTLDTNGVNEAMRLESLFEVTDLILLDIKHINTEKHIHLTGVSNLRTLETARYLSERGKKMWIRHVVVPGINDDSEDLFQLGRFIGTLNGVEKVELLPYHQMGVYKWEQLGEVYPLAGVASPNAEQMVRAQQLIEQGRQAAEHMI
- the pflB gene encoding formate C-acetyltransferase, with the translated sequence MSVKERTEQMNTSTAWRGFEAGKWQTHVDVRDFIETNMNAYEGDENFLVGATTNTKQLWEVVSRLSREERERGGVWDVDVHNPSTIVSHQPGYLDQDKEKIVGVQTDAPFRRSVQPLGGIKMMIDACKAYGFEMPDEVISMFTDVRKTHNQGVFDAYTSEMRLARKAGIITGLPDAYGRGRIIGDYRRAALYGVNFLIEEKKEQLLLLEVDVIDEQVIREREELSEQIRALAELKLMAKMHGYDISTPATNAREAFQWLYFAYLAAIKEQNGAAMSLGRVSSFLDIYVERDLQEGTLTEAEAQELVDHFVMKLRIVKFLRTPDYNQLFSGDPTWVTESIGGMSVDGKSRVTKSSFRFLHTLYNLGPAPEPNLTVLWSTKLPEAFKTYCARVSIETSSIQYENDDLMRPFFGDDYGIACCVSAMRIGKQMQFFGARANLAKCLLYAINGGKDEQLGIQVGPELPPIMSEVLSYDEVTKRFKQMMEWLAKLYMNTLNVIHFMHDKYCYERIEMALHDREILRTMACGIAGLSVVADSLSAIKYAQVKPIRNEQGIAVDFEIEGEFPCYGNNDERVDSIAVELVESFMNMIRKHKPYRNAVPTQSVLTITSNVVYGKKTGTTPDGRKAGEPFAPGANPMHGRDKKGALASLSSVAKLPYEHSLDGISNTFSIVPKALGKELTTRKANLVAMMDGYFGSGAHHLNVNVFDREQLLDAMEHPEQYPQLTIRVSGYAVNFIKLSREQQLDVINRTFHGAM
- a CDS encoding ABC transporter substrate-binding protein, which produces MKKGLVMMLSLLFIATTALAGCGAKGGESTAGEQKPADQKVEKSNEPVELLLRHTQLGEPKKNRFAILQDVVKKTEQDVPGLKIKLDGVDSDVNRNEKLRGEMVNNQAPDIFDAFGSPDVGVYAKEGQVLDLTPILKDLGLENSFTSLTPWTHDGKIYGLPIGGSIEGYFYNKKYFAEKGLQAPKTIAELDALAAKIKADGKIPFAQSSKEAWVPLMTTNNLWAYTAGHEAAFGFAKGTAKWNDPKMVEAFKVHQDWVKKGYFKKGELGLDYAAMRNQMSTGEAVMMFDGSWATSVFNDKAQAGDAHGNIGFFLMPPFTAGEGYSIMQDSNNGYAFSAKVAEDPRKLEAVKTFIKNLYNEETQLRGLKEDGVLPSMKIEQAKLDAAADTDLMKQILGTLKDVKYTWPAFDALIQADVTTDLRNGIQKIIGGEVEPQAMLDQLQKAQEEANKAQ
- a CDS encoding sensor histidine kinase, encoding MNLRYKLFAGFVALIIIPLFLLGSITFFITFNLLEQKYSQQAEFSLRAIALNIEHVFNEIDNITDNGIGSNLFQVALSSPEPTSQDFTNMEDLNSSTKKIDPLETMFPPLEQKKSTVLTGSDYILHNEKQQNFRRLLFNHRSISFAYLYNFKKDAQSEYVSIFSKENFSPMPFKQFKEHHIYEEIVASKGKSKWLGPNEYPEITGNDQVFTQLRVVKNLNTMKNIGMSVIQIKNWDIEDIFDSFRSADPSGQHRFFLLNNNGQVLFDTYKQATGHNVKNYLDQPLVFKDGFHSFKGNFAGDESVVSMHKLDEFGWHLVSVRSWNSLSREMMVFIQWISVIMLLCILGAFLYNLLFMNRITRNITRIVRFMRRVEEGDLHARVVEEGNDELRLLSKGFNSLIDRVNGLLNQVKLEQEQKNKAEMRVLQAQIKPHFLFNTLESINVLAIQNEGRKVSQMVLRLGNILRISIQDKEEVTVRQELDYLRSYLEIQKFRFEELFNFEIDVPEEIMHCKIIKLTLQPLVENSIQHGFNGITHTGWIRISAHEDEERIFVTVEDNGLGMSNEQLKRFQYMLSDDQHSLVPLADEAYNTERRGLGVRSVADRIRIQYGSRYGLFICSAQNEGTIIQCTIPKYEQGEMYEREGASH
- a CDS encoding carbohydrate ABC transporter permease yields the protein MNKTIRQPVVYALFLLPVLILFIAFFIYPVLNSLYYSFTSWNGISKNVKFIGLDNYAKAMSDPEFWNSVKNNGFFIMFSCFIQVPLIIFFSLLISNVKRLRGLYKTAVFMPSVMSTAVIGILWGFIYEPDFGLLNNLLGAFGIEKIYWLSDKKWAMLSILITNAWQWTGFYIVMVLAAILSIPKDLDEAAMIDGATGIQRAFSITIPLIMPIISVVTMLSIAGAMKAADIILVMTKGGPAGSTNVMATYMLENSIRSFKYGFGNSIAVLIFVFTLIITALYQVLVARRAEGVEY